The Pogoniulus pusillus isolate bPogPus1 chromosome 21, bPogPus1.pri, whole genome shotgun sequence genomic interval GCCTGGGTGGTGGTGACAGGCTGCACCGGGTGAGGTGAAAGGTATGGACTGGAGACATATATAGGAGATGAGTGCCCGCTGCTTCTCTCCGAAGGGCTGTCGGGGATCTCTGACGGAGAGAAAAGCAGACTGCTAACCCAGGACAGCGCCCGCTCTCTGGGTGAGATCAATGGGCTTTAGACATGGGGCAGAGCGTGCTGGCAGCGTCCCCTTCTCACTCAAAGCCCACTGACACCTGATGTGATCTCCCCACACTCACTTTCCTCGGCCGTGAATCAACCCAGGCTGAGCCAAGCATGGATTGGGAAAAGCAGAACCGGAGCACTGAGGGCTCACTTTGGTGCGCTGAGCCCTTGTGCTCCCAACCTTGTACTGCCCTGCCTATGGCCTGGGAGCTTGTCACCGGACAGCCCAGTGCAGCTGTGTCTGGGTGCTCACAGCCCAGGGCATCTTTGCCTGGGTCTCGACTCTCAACTCCGGCAGAAGGAAGCTCAACTCCAGGCAGTCTCTCTGTGTGTCAGCACAGACACCTTTGCTGGCACAGGGCGAGGCTTTCTCTCTTGCACTGCACCCACCTCTGACTGTGCCTCTGTCTCTCCGCTTTGTGCTTCCACTCAGGCACAGCCACGGAGAGCGATTTGCATTCGGCTTCCCCCGCGTACCAAAGTGGTTTTGCCCTCCCTCTGCCGGCCCAGAGGCGCTCCCTGCGGGTTGCGCTGGAGCTCGCCGCGGGCAGTCCTAGTGTGGCTGGGCAGCCTGCGGCCGCGCAGCTGGGTGCGGTGCGCTCTGCACAGAAACGCCTCCTGAAGGGAAGGGCGACGGTGGCTCGGGGACCTTTCCTTGAGTGTGGACGTTCCCTGCTGGGAGCGTCTGCGCCTGCGCCGCCTTCGGGTGGTTCGGACGCGCTCTGCTGCCCGGCCTGCGGGCTTCAGTGGAAGCTTGTTGCTCaagagcaggggtcctcaaactacggcCCGCGGGCCGGATACGGCACCCCAGGGTCCTCAGTCTGGCCCGCCGGTGTTTACAGACCCGCTGTCGGGGGGGAAACCAAACAGCCACTTCCTGCTCGCCTGCCTCCGCAGCCCCCAAGCATCCGCCGGGGCTGCGCTGGGATCAAACCATAGTCCGGCTCccaacactgctgggctggaaccaagcCATAGTCCGGCTcccgacactgctgggctggaaccaagcCATAGTCCGGCTcccgacactgctgggctggaaccaagcCATAGTCCGGCTcccgacactgctgggctggaaccaagcCATAGTCCGGCTCCCgacgctgctgggctggaaccaaactatagtccggtCCCCGGCAGCCTCAGGGACAGTGAACCGTcaccctgtttaaaaagttcgAGGACCCCTGCTCAAGAGAGCGAAGCTACTGCTTCAGCTACTAGTAACGTTTCCCCAGGGTCGAGGAAGCAGGTAAAGGCGTTTAAGGGCTCTTCCTGGTGTCCTGTGTCTGATATTCTGGACTGCTTTTTCTTTAGTATGTAGTACAGCTATTAGTGAAAATGCTCTTTAATGTCTGTCTCTAGGTATGATATTTAAGGCACTAGCGGAGGAGAACCCTGCAGCGGAGCCGCAGGAAGACCGCGGGAGCAGCTCCgggaggagctggggtcagATGGTCACAGCTGGTGTCGGTGGGACCTTGCTGGCGCTCTATGCTGTGGTTATCCCCTTTGTGACCCCAGCTTTGAGGAAAGTGTGCCTGCCCTTCGTTCCTGCAACTTCCACCCAGATCCAGAACGTCCTGAAAATGTTAGAAAACAGAAGTGGCTCACTGGTTGACATTGGTAGTGGAGATGGCCGTATTGTAAGTTATGGATGTCACCTCCCTTTTCATATCCTCTCAAGTCCCTAATGGTCTCACCGAGGCTGCTTGTGGTTTTCTTATATTTCCCTGTATTTGGCAtctggtggtttggtttggatctTAATGAAGAGGCTCAAAGCTGAGAAAACTTTGCATGCAGTTTAGATGACTGCAGTCTTAACCTGCAGATTGGCGAGGGGGCAGTGTACAAAATTATTCCCTCCTCCCTAGAGGGAACCACACTGCAACGCGATCCAGGTGTTGGAGAAAATGAATAACTTTGGGAGGGTTGTATTCTTTAACTGAAGTATCCTACCTGCACACCTGACAGCAAATTCATTTGCTGATGTACTCAGGGTGTACTAAGGAACATTGAACACTGCCTATGTTATCAGCAGGATTCCCAAAAAGACAAATACAAATATCCtgctggtcctttccaaccatagtaattcatagtgattagatgttgtgctgagggatttgattTAGTCAAAGACTTGTCACTATgaaaactgatgattggactcgatcatcttgaaggtcttttccaatctaaggagttctgtgattctgtattgtgATTGCCAGGGAGCTGTGATTCAACACAGATTTACAGCTACAGCGTGTGAGGCTGTGAGATTAAATAGCACTGTGCTTTTTGGAGCTTCATCTCTGTGCTTATTGTATGAAAGTGACAGAAAAAATAGAATAAGGAATGAATCATGGATTACAAAAAAATTAAAGTCCTGGTGCTGTTAGAACTGTAATTTTCACACCTTTGTGCAGTGCTTTCTGCCTCACTCCAAAATCAATGCGGTGAAATGAAATCCCTGCCAAGAGAAATGGTGAGAATCACCAGAGCCATAACTGTACTTGCAAGATGTTGTCTGAATGCCCAAAGTGGTGAGGTTGTGGTGgagaatcacaggatattaaggattggaagggacccaaggagatcattgagtccagcccccctgccagagcagagcaatacAATCTAGCACCGATcagaggaatgcattcagacagatcttgaaagtctcctgaggaggagactccacaacctccttctctggagactttcagggcctgtctggatgcaacAGAgtgttgtgggatttttttgtagTGGTGATGTTTTGTGTACCATTTCATAATGGTCTGCTTCAAGGCAGTTTTAGCAACAGGATGGCATATTATTGTATTAGCACGAGCTAATATATATTAGCAGCTCTGAAAGGTGGATGAGTATTCTAATGGTTTCTCATATCAGCAATGAATGTGTATTGATGTGTATTTTATAAAACTATCCAAACCCTCTTCAGCATGCATGGACTTTGCAAAATGATGTCCTCATGCATCCAGCCTTAAATAAAAGCCTTTTGGCTCATTAAAACCTTCAAACTCAGAGTTTGAATCTGATATTTTCAGTAAGACTTCTGTATCTCACTGAAAGCTATTTGCTCCAAGAAGCTACCTGCACTTAGCACAGCCTCTATATATCATCTAGTGGCACCATTTTAAGCTTACTGTAAGACAGAAAAGCTGGTTCTTATATTTCTTAGCTGCTCTGTGTTCTAATTTGAGCACAACCTGTGTCCTGTTCCTGAAAACTGAGCTATAAAAGGTAGGATTGAGGTGAAAGTCACCAGACTGTTGATTCAGAGACCACTCCCCAATAGTATCTAGCTGCTGTAGGAATTTGCATCTTGCTGCCCAAACCTCCTGCTAGATGTTCACTGCAAAACTACAGATGTTGCATCTCTACAACATAAGACATTGATGTTCTTGAACAGACACACAGATtttctgttccagtgggaggtgtccctgcctatggtggggggttggaactagatgatctttgaggtcccttccaacctaaagcattctctgATTATATAGGTTTCTGATGGAAACAAGTCAATTGTTGAATGCTGCTTTTTGCCATAtttcacactttttttttgtgtggagaAAGGTAGCTTAGAGGGAACTGTGcctcattaggaaaaaaaacatgcagGTACAAGAGCATTTCAGTTTCTGAtgcctctctgctcagcagtgaGAGTTGTTGACTCTCATCTGAGGCATCTAATTTGACTATGACATGtttaatgtatatatatatatatatatgtatttgtagGTGCCTAAATAGAGGCTGCAGACTAGTTGGAGAACCAGGTGGCTAAAATTGAATACTTTGTATTGCCTTAATGCACCTGTCCTGAAAAAAAATGAGCTTCTCTTTAGATGGTTTTAAAAAAATTAGCATGTTCTCAAGTGTAACTGGTGGATAATTATGAGCTTGTTTTTATTTCCAAGCATGGTAAAAATGTCACAGTCTTGTAGTGTTTTCAAAAATGCTGTGTGCATGATGGAGGATAAATTAAGTGTGAAACACACTGTCCAGGTAGTGCTGTTTGAGAATTTCTAACAAGAATCATGTACCTCTTTCCAGGTTTACTTTGCCTTCAGGCTACTCCTAATTAAAACTTGGTAGTAATGTTTTAGATTCTAACTTTGATTATAGAAGATTATGTCTTTttgtatttccttttttttcccccctcttttcttagaatcatagaatcagggttggaagggaccacgaggagcagccagttccaacctgcctgccatgtccagggacaccctaccctagggcagtctgcacacagcctcagccagcctggccttaaacacctccagccatggggtctcaaccacctccctgggcaacccattccagcctctcaccactctcatgatgaacaacttcttctCCATGTCCAgtttgaacctacccatctccagctttgctctattctcCCTAGTGCTGTCACTACctcatagcctgaaaagtcATCCCCTAGCttttttttaggcccccttcagataatggaaggccacaataaggttgtctcggagcctcttcttctccagactaaacagccccaactctttcagtctgtcataggacaggtgctgcaggcctctgatcaacccagtggcctttgtctggacatactccagcatctccacatcttcttgtaatggggcctccagaactgcatgcagtactccaggtggggtctcagcagagccgagtagaggaggagaatcacctccctccaccttctggtcacacttctgatgcagcccaggctctgcttggctttctgggctgcaagtgcacgctgctggctcatgttgagcttctcctccagcagcacccccaagtccctctcctcagggctgctctccagccactcactgccccacctggatttgtgcttggcattgcctcgacccagatgcaggacactgcacttgatcttgttgaccgtcatgaggttggcttgtgcccacctctccagcctgcacaggtccctctggatggatccctgcccttctTGTAAAATTATTAGGCACTGCTCTTTTTTGAAGACACTTGGAATACAGTTTAATATTTCTAGATCTTAAATTTTAAGATTCAAATTAAGATGAATGTCTTTGAAAATCTGTTTGCTCCCTGaactttcttttgctttttaaaaagatACATGAGGATTTGAAATGAATGAAAACTGTAGTGTGAGATTTATGTGTAGGTGGCTTTCAGTTTTTAACCTTCTTGCAAATTCTTTACCTTCCTttagaaaaaacccaaaacatgtcAAGAGATAACTTTAGTCGATAGGTCACTTTAGCACTGATTCAGGGGTCTCTGAAGTGCCTACCCATCAGTGTATTTCAGATTAAGCACTCTGATTTTGAATGGACAACTGTGGTACACTTTGAATCCAAGATAGTATCATGAATATGGTATATTAAACTTTTATGTAAATCATAGGCATACTACAAAGCTCACAGCTTTGCCTTGTGAATGTTTAAGTGGCTCATTTTGTTTATCTGAATATATTGTATTAATTTTAGTGGGGATAGTCATAATAGTAAAATATAGTTTTTGTTCCCTATATTGCTAATCTGCTGGGGATTAAAAAATGAGATtttacaaggccaagtgcagggttctacactttggccatgacaaccccaagcagcactacaagttggagacagagtggctgagagcaggcaggaagaaagggacctgcaggTTCTGGTAGATAgttgctgaagatgagccagcagcgtgcccaagtggccaagagagccaatggcatcctggcctggctcaggagcagtgtggccagcaggacaagggaggttattgttcccctgtgctcagcactgctcaggccacaccttgagtgctgtgtccatttctgggctcctcaattcaagagagatgttgaggtgctggaaggtgtccagagaagggcaacaaagctggtgaaaggcctggagcacagccctgtgaggagaggctgagggagctgggggtgtgcagcctggagaggaggagctcagagtgacctcattgctgtctacaactacctgaagggaggctgtagccaggtggggttgggctctcctgccaagcaagcagcaacagaagaaggggacacagtctgaagttgtgccaggggaggtctaggctggatgttaggaggaagttgttggcagagagagtgattgacattggaatgggctgccctgggaggtggtggagtcgccgtgcctggtggtgttgaagcaaagcttggatgaggcacttaatgccatggtctggttgattggccagggctgggggataggttggactggctgagcttggaggtctcttccaacctggttgattctatgatattataaATGAAACTATGTGCTTCCATTTATATGAATACACTTTCTAAGTAAAAATGAATTTTCTTCTTTGTAGGTGATAGCAGCTGCAAAAAAGGGATTCAAAGCTGTTGGCTGTGAATTAAATCCCTGGCTGGTCTGGTACTCCAGGTACCGTGCCTGGAGAGATGGGGTACATCAGAATACCAAATTTTATATTTCAGACTTGTGGAAGGTAGGTGGTGAAGTATGCAAGAATGAATCTGGGATGTTTGTGAGATTTCCATAATTGGGAAGTACTTCTttaaaagaacccaaaatgctGACTGGACTCATGGTGCTGTAGTGGGCATTGAGAGTATATTTCATCCCATAAGCATTACTCTTCACACTCCTCTGCTGGTTTTGTGCT includes:
- the ATPSCKMT gene encoding ATP synthase subunit C lysine N-methyltransferase isoform X1, with protein sequence MIFKALAEENPAAEPQEDRGSSSGRSWGQMVTAGVGGTLLALYAVVIPFVTPALRKVCLPFVPATSTQIQNVLKMLENRSGSLVDIGSGDGRIVIAAAKKGFKAVGCELNPWLVWYSRYRAWRDGVHQNTKFYISDLWKVSFSCYTNVVVFGVPQMMPQLERKLEEELEYNARIIACRFPFPSWIPDHTAGEGTDTVWVYDLKHSRACKTKSLEITPEMKS
- the ATPSCKMT gene encoding ATP synthase subunit C lysine N-methyltransferase isoform X4, giving the protein MIFKALAEENPAAEPQEDRGSSSGRSWGQMVTAGVGGTLLALYAVVIPFVTPALRKVCLPFVPATSTQIQNVLKMLENRSGSLVDIGSGDGRIVIAAAKKGFKAVGCELNPWLVWYSRYRAWRDGVHQNTKFYISDLWKVSFSCYTNVVVFGVPQMVTH
- the ATPSCKMT gene encoding ATP synthase subunit C lysine N-methyltransferase isoform X3, with the translated sequence MIFKALAEENPAAEPQEDRGSSSGRSWGQMVTAGVGGTLLALYAVVIPFVTPALRKVCLPFVPATSTQIQNVLKMLENRSGSLVDIGSGDGRIVIAAAKKGFKAVGCELNPWLVWYSRYRAWRDGVHQNTKFYISDLWKVSFSCYTNVVVFGVPQMVECIWRNETEVSYKFFCVASSSTKASVG
- the ATPSCKMT gene encoding ATP synthase subunit C lysine N-methyltransferase isoform X2, encoding MIFKALAEENPAAEPQEDRGSSSGRSWGQMVTAGVGGTLLALYAVVIPFVTPALRKVCLPFVPATSTQIQNVLKMLENRSGSLVDIGSGDGRIVIAAAKKGFKAVGCELNPWLVWYSRYRAWRDGVHQNTKFYISDLWKMPQLERKLEEELEYNARIIACRFPFPSWIPDHTAGEGTDTVWVYDLKHSRACKTKSLEITPEMKS